The following coding sequences are from one Bifidobacterium sp. window:
- a CDS encoding amino acid ABC transporter ATP-binding protein, with amino-acid sequence MEHTADSERDTDIILEIASLGKSFRDHTIFSDVSLRVRKGEVCSIIGPSGAGKSTFLRCINLLEQPDKGNMWIAGQYIESGMKISNNDLIQLRRNVGMVFQSFNLFPNMSVLENIVFPEQRVLSRSAAESKEVAMELLSKVGLADRAQARPSQLSGGQQQRVAIARALALEPKIMLFDEPTSALDPEVGLDVLRVMQDVARSGMTMLVVTHEMRFAREIGDHLVVMGDGGILEQGDPDEIMTSPQKERTRKFFTAVIDR; translated from the coding sequence ATGGAACATACAGCAGACAGCGAGAGAGACACCGATATCATTTTGGAGATTGCTTCTCTTGGAAAGTCATTCCGCGATCACACTATTTTCTCTGATGTGTCATTGCGTGTGCGAAAAGGGGAAGTGTGCTCGATTATTGGGCCTTCAGGAGCGGGGAAAAGTACTTTCCTTCGATGCATCAACCTTCTTGAGCAACCTGATAAGGGCAACATGTGGATTGCTGGGCAATATATTGAATCAGGTATGAAGATTTCCAACAATGATTTGATTCAGCTCAGACGTAATGTCGGCATGGTATTCCAAAGTTTCAATCTCTTCCCTAATATGAGCGTCCTTGAGAACATCGTATTTCCTGAACAACGCGTGCTATCTCGTTCTGCTGCAGAAAGTAAGGAAGTAGCCATGGAATTGCTCAGCAAGGTCGGTCTCGCAGACCGCGCGCAAGCCAGACCTAGCCAGCTTTCAGGCGGACAACAACAACGAGTAGCCATTGCCAGAGCATTGGCTCTAGAACCAAAAATCATGCTGTTTGATGAACCAACTTCAGCTTTGGACCCCGAAGTTGGTCTTGACGTACTCCGCGTAATGCAAGATGTTGCACGCAGTGGCATGACCATGCTGGTGGTCACTCACGAGATGCGCTTTGCACGAGAAATAGGTGATCACTTAGTAGTTATGGGCGATGGCGGAATTCTTGAGCAGGGCGACCCAGATGAAATCATGACATCACCGCAGAAGGAACGTACCCGCAAATTCTTCACGGCAGTCATTGATCGCTAA
- a CDS encoding RidA family protein: MDIQTITLGNTVAAYSHATVANGVVFTSGCTPHHPDTGVVQGKGIEGQTRLSLQLLENILKKAGSDLNHLLQVQVFLNDIDNDYAAFDAVYKSMIPAPYPPRATVGARLPGYSIEVVARAATV, translated from the coding sequence ATGGATATTCAGACAATTACTCTTGGAAACACCGTTGCGGCCTACAGTCATGCAACCGTAGCGAATGGTGTTGTTTTCACATCTGGATGCACCCCGCACCACCCTGACACTGGAGTTGTTCAAGGCAAGGGTATCGAGGGACAAACTCGTTTATCGCTTCAACTACTCGAGAACATACTAAAAAAAGCTGGTTCGGACCTTAACCACCTATTACAAGTGCAAGTTTTTCTTAACGATATAGACAATGATTATGCTGCCTTTGACGCTGTATACAAAAGCATGATTCCTGCGCCCTATCCCCCTCGAGCAACTGTCGGCGCAAGGCTTCCCGGATATAGCATCGAAGTTGTTGCGCGGGCGGCCACAGTCTAA
- a CDS encoding tautomerase family protein: MFATWVLSPATFTPSITGPIGFRLVLKQLDWISGIISRTAIYTALGIERSDEVLVFSLVTRPCTEEQKKMFYADLVHELHEQLCVRQEDVMVNLSVNSDADWSFGPGRAQFLTGEL; the protein is encoded by the coding sequence TTGTTCGCTACATGGGTCTTAAGTCCCGCTACTTTTACGCCTTCGATTACGGGGCCGATTGGTTTTCGTTTGGTGCTGAAACAACTCGACTGGATTTCGGGCATTATCAGTAGAACAGCAATATATACAGCTCTGGGCATTGAGCGCAGCGACGAGGTGTTGGTGTTCAGCCTCGTCACGCGTCCGTGCACCGAAGAGCAGAAGAAGATGTTCTATGCCGATCTCGTTCATGAACTCCATGAGCAGCTGTGTGTTCGGCAGGAGGACGTCATGGTGAATTTGAGCGTCAATAGCGATGCGGACTGGAGTTTCGGTCCTGGTCGGGCTCAGTTCCTCACCGGCGAACTCTAA
- the nhaA gene encoding Na+/H+ antiporter NhaA gives MSSIPQTVTGMIRRIKTFANNEKHSGLLMLFMGVIGFLVCNIPGTSQNYRLISDFATNLPLPHLNLSISQWAQDGLLTLFFLVIGLDLRQEMASGFLKNPRNAATPIIGAICGVIVPSLLFIAINFSSPSTAQGWTIPTATDIAFSVTVLSLASKHVQPAIRAFLLTLATVDDVIGILLIAIVYSHPSSIWALLALTACLFAWFLLTRTRKPFWPLLIAVGIGAWYAMILAGIHPTLSGVAIGLLTPALPIHQENSPRAERYRRKLSPISALIALPLFAFFAMGIPLHEVSADTLTTPLFLGVAIGLVVGKPLGIMIATKLCSMAGLTVGNNTRPMQLFGVSQLCGIGFTVSFLMSGLAFSEQSFIDTARFAVLLGSLIACILGVLILKIDEHQHSASSGVGKGSGPVPQMQ, from the coding sequence ATGTCTTCAATCCCTCAAACAGTCACGGGAATGATACGACGCATCAAGACCTTTGCAAATAACGAGAAACACAGCGGTTTGCTCATGCTGTTCATGGGTGTAATCGGGTTCCTTGTATGCAACATACCTGGGACGTCACAAAACTACCGGCTCATCTCTGATTTCGCGACGAATCTTCCATTGCCTCATCTCAACCTTTCCATCTCGCAATGGGCGCAGGACGGACTGCTGACACTATTTTTTCTGGTCATCGGCCTTGACTTGCGACAAGAAATGGCAAGTGGATTCCTCAAGAATCCTCGTAATGCCGCCACCCCCATCATTGGTGCCATCTGCGGGGTTATCGTCCCTTCCCTGCTCTTCATCGCAATCAATTTCTCATCACCATCAACCGCACAAGGGTGGACTATCCCGACAGCCACGGATATCGCTTTCTCCGTCACTGTGCTGTCTTTGGCTTCAAAACATGTGCAACCTGCAATCAGGGCCTTCCTGCTGACATTGGCCACAGTCGATGACGTAATAGGAATCCTCCTAATCGCAATCGTGTATTCGCATCCTTCATCGATATGGGCCTTACTGGCATTGACAGCGTGCTTATTTGCCTGGTTTCTTCTTACTCGCACGCGCAAACCCTTCTGGCCCCTGCTCATCGCCGTGGGTATAGGCGCTTGGTATGCGATGATTCTGGCCGGAATTCACCCGACTCTCTCCGGAGTCGCTATTGGTCTGCTCACACCTGCGCTACCCATTCACCAGGAAAATTCCCCGCGTGCGGAACGATATAGACGCAAGCTCTCTCCGATATCAGCCCTGATTGCGCTGCCGCTATTTGCCTTCTTCGCGATGGGAATTCCTCTACATGAAGTCAGCGCCGACACCCTCACGACCCCGCTCTTCCTAGGCGTGGCCATTGGACTTGTCGTGGGAAAGCCCCTCGGCATCATGATCGCAACGAAGCTATGCAGTATGGCAGGTCTTACGGTCGGCAACAACACACGTCCCATGCAATTATTCGGTGTCAGCCAGCTATGCGGAATCGGTTTCACCGTATCGTTCCTGATGTCAGGTCTGGCATTCAGTGAGCAATCCTTCATTGACACTGCTCGTTTCGCGGTTCTCCTCGGATCATTGATCGCCTGTATCCTCGGCGTACTTATCCTCAAGATTGACGAGCATCAGCATTCTGCGTCTTCAGGTGTCGGTAAAGGATCAGGCCCAGTGCCACAAATGCAATAA
- a CDS encoding glucose PTS transporter subunit IIA, which translates to MSNTQESAERIISGIGGSANVRSMTHCATRLRFELKDNNNVDQQALEATPEVLGAVAQSGNRYQVVIGGGVETMYNAIVSLPSMANVSHGEESDEASNGTADASNADVKAAARSKARGKVAWLDSFFEYLSDSFRPILGVLLGASLIIAFASVMDALGIVDFRSTTKAAGWVFVDAMWRGVFYFLPIMIAYNAAKKLKVDPWLGATVMAALMTPNFMSLSDVKTFPNETLCVVNQTLNTSSCTTKIFGLTMQLNDYGGNVFVPLMMVAVLALVYHGFKKVIPSSVQMVFLPFLSMIIIIPLTAFLIGPLGIWLGNGIGAGLAWLNTTAPFIFAILIPMIYPFLVPLGLHWPLNALMLVNIQTLGYDFIQGPMGAWNFACFGATAGVLFIAWRNKDKVMKQTATGALVAGLFGGVSEPSLYGIHLRFKRIYPRMLVGCFAGGLTLAILSLPYGGVRTGAFAFTSLLTIPVFSPMWVYAISVAVAFVVAMTLIIISDYRTPEQKAEAAAALAKAEQQASADASAQEALSTQPVTTLTADTPGTLSGTSDSSPAAAPVSVVRAPIAGHVITLDETGDPVFATKALGEGVGIVPDGSAVVAPVSGTLLSVAKTGHAFGIKTDDGVEVLVHIGIDTVKMKGEGFTVAVSKGSRVNVGDLLTTVDFDAIRAAGYSTTTVVTVTNTLRLHTVEPITDVNVGIGDPIIAVEH; encoded by the coding sequence ATGTCCAATACACAGGAATCTGCCGAGAGAATTATCTCCGGCATCGGGGGCTCAGCCAATGTGCGCAGTATGACTCATTGTGCTACTCGTCTCCGTTTTGAACTTAAAGACAATAACAACGTAGATCAGCAAGCTCTTGAAGCAACACCAGAAGTACTGGGAGCTGTTGCACAAAGTGGCAATCGCTATCAGGTAGTCATTGGCGGCGGTGTAGAAACCATGTATAACGCCATCGTCTCGCTACCAAGTATGGCGAATGTTTCTCATGGTGAAGAATCCGACGAAGCATCGAACGGCACAGCAGACGCATCTAATGCTGACGTTAAGGCAGCTGCGAGAAGCAAAGCGCGCGGCAAAGTCGCTTGGCTGGATTCATTCTTCGAATATCTTTCCGATTCATTCCGTCCAATTCTTGGCGTGCTTTTGGGTGCTTCGTTAATTATCGCCTTTGCATCCGTAATGGATGCACTCGGCATTGTTGACTTCCGTTCAACTACAAAAGCTGCGGGCTGGGTATTTGTTGATGCCATGTGGCGTGGTGTGTTCTACTTCCTACCCATCATGATTGCCTACAATGCAGCGAAGAAGCTCAAGGTTGATCCCTGGCTTGGCGCAACGGTTATGGCGGCATTGATGACACCGAATTTCATGAGTCTTTCAGATGTTAAAACTTTCCCCAATGAAACTCTCTGCGTCGTCAACCAAACACTGAACACTAGTTCCTGCACCACCAAGATTTTTGGTCTCACCATGCAGTTGAACGATTACGGCGGCAATGTATTCGTTCCATTAATGATGGTTGCAGTACTCGCCTTGGTCTATCACGGTTTCAAGAAAGTCATTCCGAGTAGCGTACAAATGGTATTCCTGCCATTCCTGTCGATGATTATCATCATCCCACTCACAGCTTTCCTCATTGGACCGCTCGGCATCTGGCTCGGCAACGGCATCGGCGCAGGGCTAGCTTGGCTAAATACCACTGCTCCATTCATCTTCGCAATTCTCATTCCTATGATCTACCCGTTCCTCGTACCACTTGGTTTGCACTGGCCATTGAATGCTCTGATGTTGGTCAACATCCAAACTCTCGGCTATGACTTCATTCAAGGCCCAATGGGTGCATGGAACTTCGCTTGCTTCGGCGCAACCGCCGGTGTGCTGTTCATCGCTTGGCGCAATAAGGATAAAGTCATGAAGCAGACCGCAACCGGCGCTTTGGTCGCAGGTCTCTTCGGCGGTGTTTCCGAACCCTCTCTATATGGCATTCATCTTCGCTTCAAGAGGATCTATCCGCGTATGCTGGTCGGCTGCTTCGCAGGCGGACTTACCCTAGCCATTTTGAGTTTGCCCTATGGTGGAGTCAGAACCGGAGCATTCGCATTCACTTCATTGCTAACTATCCCTGTATTTAGCCCAATGTGGGTATACGCAATTTCAGTTGCGGTTGCTTTCGTAGTAGCTATGACACTAATTATCATCAGCGATTACCGCACACCTGAGCAAAAAGCTGAAGCAGCTGCAGCCTTGGCAAAAGCCGAGCAACAAGCATCTGCGGATGCTTCAGCACAGGAAGCGCTATCCACTCAGCCGGTAACAACGTTAACCGCAGATACTCCTGGGACTCTCTCAGGAACGTCTGATTCATCACCAGCTGCCGCACCCGTTTCTGTAGTTCGCGCTCCAATAGCAGGACATGTCATCACGCTCGACGAAACTGGTGACCCAGTTTTCGCCACCAAAGCGTTGGGAGAAGGAGTAGGCATCGTTCCTGATGGATCTGCCGTGGTTGCTCCTGTAAGCGGTACTCTGCTCAGCGTCGCCAAAACAGGCCATGCGTTCGGCATCAAAACTGACGATGGTGTAGAAGTACTAGTTCATATTGGCATTGATACCGTAAAGATGAAGGGAGAAGGCTTCACCGTTGCAGTTAGCAAAGGAAGTCGAGTTAATGTAGGCGACCTGCTCACAACTGTCGATTTTGATGCTATTCGCGCAGCCGGTTATAGCACCACCACAGTTGTCACTGTTACCAATACCTTGCGTTTACATACCGTGGAACCAATAACTGATGTTAACGTGGGTATAGGGGATCCCATCATTGCAGTGGAGCATTGA
- a CDS encoding PRD domain-containing protein — translation MEILRVFNNNVVLAKDEHADEVILTGRGLGFQAKPGAHVDPQKVVRKFIPSDGRDPDHMAEMLSCISPDIIQIVTDAMQDVGLKELSQSKPMLVMALSDHVGFALQRIKKGITVEYPLQAEVEHLYPEEYSKSVELLGALNTRLNNAMPRAEAIALALHLVNAGFSTGDLTYTYTMTGIIQQMLAVVESSCRVRLDSSSINVGRFITHLRYLFVRIHQHKQLEGDERSPIATAIMQSYPDAMDCAEKLATIVELRFDVNLTEDEIAYLALHVYRVAQQPKVKTHA, via the coding sequence ATGGAAATTCTTCGAGTATTCAACAATAATGTGGTGTTAGCGAAGGACGAACATGCCGATGAAGTAATCCTTACAGGCCGAGGTCTCGGCTTTCAAGCGAAGCCCGGCGCACACGTTGATCCACAAAAAGTTGTCAGAAAATTCATTCCCTCTGACGGACGCGATCCTGATCATATGGCCGAGATGCTGTCGTGTATTTCACCCGATATCATCCAAATTGTTACTGATGCCATGCAAGATGTTGGTCTTAAAGAGCTGTCGCAGAGCAAACCAATGCTGGTTATGGCGCTATCCGACCACGTTGGTTTTGCTCTGCAGCGCATCAAGAAGGGAATCACAGTTGAATATCCGTTACAAGCCGAGGTTGAACATCTCTACCCCGAGGAATACAGCAAAAGCGTTGAGCTTCTTGGTGCATTAAATACCCGTCTGAACAATGCGATGCCCCGTGCTGAGGCAATCGCACTGGCGCTACATCTCGTTAATGCGGGATTCTCCACCGGGGATTTGACGTATACATACACCATGACAGGCATTATTCAGCAGATGCTCGCCGTGGTTGAAAGCAGTTGCCGCGTCCGACTCGATTCCAGCTCGATCAATGTTGGCCGATTCATCACACATCTGCGATATCTCTTCGTAAGGATTCACCAGCATAAGCAGCTTGAGGGTGATGAACGGTCACCAATCGCCACCGCAATTATGCAGAGCTATCCCGACGCTATGGATTGTGCGGAGAAACTGGCAACAATCGTTGAACTCCGTTTCGATGTAAATCTCACAGAAGATGAAATCGCTTATCTAGCACTTCATGTTTACCGAGTTGCTCAGCAACCTAAAGTTAAAACTCACGCTTAG
- a CDS encoding HPr family phosphocarrier protein — protein MISKTVTVGAASGLHARPAARFSQAVANSGIDVDITFQGETVDAASVLELMTLGVGNGDEVTLSTANDADASTLDELVAMLASDLDAD, from the coding sequence ATGATTTCAAAAACCGTTACAGTTGGTGCAGCATCTGGTCTTCATGCTCGTCCAGCAGCTCGTTTTTCCCAAGCCGTGGCCAATTCCGGAATTGACGTTGATATCACTTTCCAAGGCGAAACTGTGGACGCAGCAAGTGTATTGGAGTTGATGACGCTCGGCGTCGGCAATGGCGATGAGGTAACTCTCAGTACAGCGAACGATGCGGATGCGTCAACTTTAGATGAGCTCGTGGCAATGCTTGCCAGTGATCTTGATGCAGACTGA
- the ptsP gene encoding phosphoenolpyruvate--protein phosphotransferase, translating into MLSETVQHILHGIGVSAGAVHGPVALVATAIGVDTHETPSHDAEGDSAIVHDAMQHVAQQLKERAEHSTGNSRDVLTATAQLAADRGLLKTISKHLQNGEGITASVHNAVGEYASKLQKIGGYMAERVTDLYDVRDRVICELRGVPAPGIPELSEPSILVAKDLAPAETATLDPSIVLGIVTEEGGPTSHTAILAAQLGIPAAVKVSGIVEEAKIANELALDGGAGTVLIDPSEEEIDELSTRSARRATLLANSHGRGLSKDGKHIALLANIGSAADATKAAALDLEGSGLFRTEFMFLDRQDAPSVEEQTDTYTRVLEAFGDRRVVVRTLDAGADKPLAFTQMPSEENPALGIRGLRLGMRKQELIDTQLEALSRAYQATHGDVWVMAPMVADVDEAHWFAQKVRALGLPKVGVMIEVPGTALRASRVLREVDFASIGTNDLAQYTMAADRLNGDLASLLSPWQPAVLEMISLACKGGAETQSHMGVCGEAGGDPLLALVLVGLGVTSLSMAPKKVAAVRASLAMHNFASCQRMAQAALDASTAVQAREAVIAIADPAVKDLL; encoded by the coding sequence ATGCTGAGCGAAACAGTGCAACATATACTTCATGGAATTGGCGTAAGTGCTGGAGCAGTGCACGGCCCTGTAGCATTAGTCGCTACCGCGATTGGCGTAGATACTCATGAAACTCCATCGCATGACGCTGAGGGTGATAGCGCAATCGTGCATGATGCAATGCAACATGTGGCGCAACAACTTAAGGAACGTGCTGAACACAGCACAGGGAATTCGCGCGATGTTCTCACTGCCACAGCCCAACTAGCAGCAGACAGAGGACTACTCAAAACCATCAGCAAACACTTGCAAAACGGCGAGGGTATTACTGCATCCGTCCATAACGCTGTTGGCGAGTATGCCAGTAAACTGCAAAAAATCGGTGGATACATGGCCGAACGTGTCACTGATTTATATGACGTCCGAGACAGAGTCATCTGCGAACTGCGTGGAGTACCTGCCCCAGGAATTCCAGAGCTTTCGGAGCCCAGCATTCTTGTTGCGAAAGATCTTGCGCCTGCGGAAACCGCAACCTTGGATCCGTCAATCGTATTAGGAATTGTCACGGAAGAGGGTGGCCCCACCAGCCACACTGCTATTTTGGCTGCGCAGCTCGGCATACCTGCTGCCGTCAAGGTTTCAGGAATCGTTGAGGAAGCAAAAATTGCCAACGAACTTGCTCTGGATGGTGGCGCAGGTACAGTACTCATCGATCCATCCGAAGAGGAAATCGACGAGCTCAGCACACGTTCTGCCCGCAGAGCAACATTGTTGGCGAACTCACATGGTCGAGGATTAAGTAAGGACGGCAAACACATAGCACTGCTGGCAAATATCGGCAGTGCTGCGGATGCTACAAAAGCTGCAGCACTCGATCTTGAAGGTTCTGGCCTATTCCGCACTGAATTCATGTTTCTTGATAGGCAGGATGCTCCCAGCGTTGAAGAGCAAACAGACACCTATACGCGAGTGCTTGAAGCTTTCGGCGATAGGCGTGTAGTAGTACGTACCTTGGATGCAGGTGCTGACAAGCCTCTAGCATTTACACAAATGCCTTCTGAAGAGAATCCGGCATTAGGCATTCGCGGACTGCGCTTAGGCATGCGCAAGCAAGAACTGATTGACACCCAATTAGAAGCCTTGTCTCGTGCATACCAGGCAACACACGGCGACGTCTGGGTAATGGCCCCTATGGTTGCCGATGTTGATGAAGCCCATTGGTTTGCTCAAAAAGTGCGTGCTCTCGGACTACCAAAAGTTGGTGTAATGATCGAAGTTCCTGGTACAGCATTGCGTGCATCCAGAGTGCTGCGAGAGGTGGATTTCGCTTCGATAGGGACGAATGATTTGGCACAATACACCATGGCAGCTGATCGCCTCAACGGGGATTTAGCATCCTTGTTGAGCCCTTGGCAGCCTGCGGTTCTTGAAATGATTTCCTTGGCCTGCAAGGGAGGAGCCGAGACACAAAGTCATATGGGCGTTTGTGGCGAAGCTGGCGGGGATCCACTGCTTGCTCTCGTATTAGTCGGCCTAGGTGTCACTTCACTGTCAATGGCACCGAAAAAAGTGGCCGCCGTGCGAGCTTCTTTGGCTATGCATAATTTCGCCAGCTGCCAACGCATGGCACAGGCAGCTTTGGATGCTTCAACAGCTGTCCAAGCCCGCGAAGCGGTGATTGCAATAG